From a region of the Flavobacterium sediminilitoris genome:
- a CDS encoding DUF5458 family protein — MANNENNSAASSINQEHKELELRSLEQNLESFIQFGGFDLLEGSIEGVQNLNPDRKARKNIFLTESNKKGERETLKKILRLWADSLKTSDNLVDLVNDCTEKAEEAEKTLKKNLKIAIEETKELEENYRSIALFYKNTEETKLKNISIVNAELDQLSDLDNTRFIDNIQEELVNGFDRLDLRQNYSLLVIPGYLGSNKVIEKWAKIAYDNKVMLITDFQHLDEPDDVMEMFESANLSGGDTYRSNVMMACNWLVGRGKHDEIEEEDNLYIPPSMALAGKVYNTLMSQITAGKKFGGINEVDGVKFDLKKSEIANLENLGLIPMVNEYGKVMAFSGKTLFNGDNLGLQTYSVVRVFDYITKVLMDFLNRRAFENFNAKTRKEILNQIVKFLDNVAGPDKLIEDFDIKRFEQDPNQKDRIFLDIRLKPYFPAKNFLIKMDGQKGDEGNDWDTDYAES; from the coding sequence ATGGCAAATAATGAAAACAATAGTGCTGCATCAAGCATAAATCAAGAGCATAAGGAATTAGAATTACGTTCATTAGAACAGAACCTTGAATCATTTATTCAGTTTGGAGGATTTGATTTATTAGAAGGTTCAATTGAAGGTGTTCAAAATTTAAATCCAGATAGAAAAGCAAGAAAAAATATATTTCTTACAGAGTCAAATAAAAAAGGAGAGCGAGAAACATTAAAAAAGATTTTAAGATTGTGGGCGGATTCTCTAAAAACTTCAGATAATCTAGTAGATTTAGTAAATGATTGTACTGAAAAAGCAGAAGAAGCTGAAAAAACATTAAAGAAAAACCTTAAAATAGCAATTGAAGAAACAAAAGAACTTGAGGAAAACTATAGAAGTATAGCTTTATTTTATAAGAATACAGAAGAAACCAAGTTGAAAAATATTTCAATTGTTAATGCTGAATTAGATCAATTAAGCGATTTAGATAACACAAGGTTTATTGATAATATACAAGAAGAATTAGTGAATGGATTTGATCGTTTAGATTTAAGACAAAATTATTCTTTATTAGTAATTCCAGGGTACTTAGGTTCAAATAAAGTAATTGAAAAGTGGGCTAAGATAGCTTATGATAATAAAGTAATGTTAATTACTGATTTTCAACACTTAGATGAACCGGATGATGTTATGGAAATGTTTGAATCGGCAAATCTATCAGGAGGTGACACGTATCGTTCAAATGTTATGATGGCATGTAACTGGTTAGTAGGTAGAGGAAAACATGATGAAATTGAAGAAGAGGATAACTTATATATTCCACCTTCAATGGCATTAGCAGGAAAGGTATATAATACATTAATGTCTCAAATTACTGCGGGTAAGAAATTTGGAGGTATAAATGAAGTTGATGGTGTTAAATTCGACTTAAAGAAAAGTGAAATTGCTAATTTGGAAAACTTAGGACTTATTCCTATGGTTAATGAATATGGCAAAGTCATGGCATTCTCAGGGAAAACATTATTTAATGGCGATAATTTAGGACTTCAGACTTATTCGGTTGTTCGTGTATTCGATTACATAACGAAGGTTTTAATGGACTTCTTAAATAGAAGAGCTTTTGAAAACTTTAACGCAAAAACAAGAAAAGAAATTTTAAATCAAATTGTGAAATTTCTAGATAATGTTGCTGGTCCAGATAAATTAATTGAAGATTTCGATATTAAAAGATTTGAACAAGATCCAAATCAAAAGGATAGAATTTTCTTAGATATTCGATTAAAACCATACTTTCCTGCTAAGAACTTTTTGATTAAAATGGATGGTCAAAAAGGAGATGAAGGTAATGATTGGGATACTGATTATGCGGAATCTTAA
- the tssD gene encoding type VI secretion system tube protein TssD yields the protein MSFKSKLKVGGKELNILDASYDLFQEVDASGRPSSVTRGGTINLTVESTGDSFFFEWMTNNFERKDGSIQYVKRDTDAKLKELNFKEGYLIKYKESFDATGTNPLVETFTISAKEISMGGGEHINEWV from the coding sequence ATGTCATTTAAATCAAAACTAAAAGTTGGCGGAAAAGAATTAAACATTTTAGACGCGTCTTATGACTTATTCCAAGAAGTTGATGCTAGCGGAAGACCATCTTCTGTTACTCGTGGAGGAACAATCAATTTAACAGTTGAATCAACAGGTGATTCATTCTTCTTTGAATGGATGACAAATAACTTCGAAAGAAAAGATGGTTCAATTCAGTATGTAAAACGTGATACTGATGCTAAGTTAAAAGAATTAAACTTCAAAGAAGGTTATTTAATTAAATATAAAGAATCTTTTGATGCTACAGGTACTAATCCATTAGTGGAAACTTTCACAATTTCTGCAAAAGAAATTTCTATGGGTGGTGGTGAGCATATTAACGAGTGGGTATAA
- the tssD gene encoding type VI secretion system tube protein TssD: MSFLAKLEIDGEVMNVLEFQFTIGQEIDKSGKPSADPNGGRFRVIIESTKSTMLFDWMVSNNQTKNGKVTFFRRDAVSKMRELQFNDGYCIGYDEVFLSQSNSSMSVEIIVSAKEIIMNGSKFSRNWPLKF, translated from the coding sequence ATGTCTTTTTTAGCAAAACTTGAGATTGACGGAGAGGTAATGAATGTCTTAGAGTTTCAATTTACTATCGGTCAAGAAATCGATAAAAGTGGGAAACCGTCTGCAGACCCTAATGGAGGAAGATTTAGGGTTATTATAGAATCTACCAAAAGTACAATGTTATTTGATTGGATGGTTAGTAATAATCAAACAAAAAACGGTAAAGTAACTTTTTTTAGAAGAGATGCAGTTTCTAAGATGAGAGAACTTCAATTTAATGATGGATATTGTATAGGTTATGATGAGGTGTTTTTATCTCAAAGTAATTCATCAATGAGCGTTGAAATAATTGTTTCTGCAAAAGAAATAATTATGAACGGATCTAAATTTAGTCGTAATTGGCCATTAAAATTCTAA
- a CDS encoding polymorphic toxin type 23 domain-containing protein, with product MDELEANFFLGLSIHFGGPKTYMSGTAGVGVSKKFDFVTPGINLGVNFYNGGLGSLPNSSNFNIDTVITAKLTAGGGKGDPMTIYPLHLNSGSGLEDHYKYSATLGTNFIFNNNNRNQQVGFLQVRAYDFSFQTYNDFQGFKKIGISDGYDRWWTGGGNLTFGAKNSDYQFVIASDVFTADTDVEPRSKFMRDGKLVNSDEMKLDVFDKNVAAPEGSSFYHKYFVHKPNIASELTQDYLNDYRDGVTWNNQMHDFELNQGRTSFKLRTPQGEFGVNGLGSSHMWSQNSIHNKINFHVIPSSAPNYWEFQYTPLNQQF from the coding sequence ATGGACGAATTAGAAGCTAACTTTTTTTTAGGATTAAGTATCCACTTTGGAGGACCTAAAACTTATATGTCTGGAACAGCTGGAGTAGGAGTAAGTAAGAAATTCGATTTTGTAACACCAGGGATAAATTTAGGAGTTAATTTTTATAATGGCGGTTTAGGTTCTTTACCTAATAGTTCAAATTTTAATATTGATACCGTTATTACTGCTAAACTTACTGCTGGAGGCGGAAAAGGTGATCCAATGACAATTTATCCACTACATCTAAATAGTGGTTCAGGTCTAGAAGATCATTATAAATATTCTGCTACTTTAGGAACTAATTTTATATTTAATAATAATAATAGAAATCAACAAGTAGGTTTTTTACAAGTTAGAGCATATGATTTTAGCTTTCAAACTTATAACGATTTTCAAGGATTCAAAAAAATAGGAATTAGTGATGGGTATGACAGATGGTGGACAGGAGGAGGAAATCTTACTTTTGGAGCAAAAAACAGTGATTATCAATTTGTTATTGCTAGTGATGTTTTTACTGCTGACACTGATGTTGAACCACGCTCAAAATTTATGAGAGATGGTAAATTAGTTAATTCTGATGAGATGAAATTAGATGTGTTTGATAAAAATGTTGCAGCACCTGAAGGTAGTAGTTTTTATCATAAATATTTTGTGCACAAACCTAATATTGCTTCAGAGTTAACACAAGACTATCTAAATGATTATAGAGATGGGGTTACATGGAATAACCAAATGCATGACTTTGAATTGAATCAAGGGAGAACATCATTTAAATTAAGAACACCTCAAGGAGAGTTCGGAGTTAATGGTCTTGGATCAAGTCACATGTGGTCTCAAAATAGTATTCATAACAAGATAAATTTCCATGTTATACCTTCTAGCGCACCAAATTATTGGGAATTTCAATACACACCATTAAATCAACAATTTTAA
- a CDS encoding tetratricopeptide repeat protein → MKKNGLQYLIVFLLFLNSHNLSSQSLNDTFDNIYLKELNFENIALKERIKNFPDDAKMLNSRIAQELRDKDYTSALQLTITLDSILPNNADVKNFKGKMYYKLNNIDSALTSFDEAIQLDGTNKWFYLNKAGLLSDTNMYYKALQTIEDLLKIAPNWGIAYNSKAILLLSFNQDEEAMLNYNIALEKEPKSAQILTNRGDLFLKMRNKKQAILDYKKALEVQPDYIHAKEQLELLSK, encoded by the coding sequence ATGAAAAAAAATGGTTTACAATATTTAATAGTTTTTTTACTTTTTCTTAATTCACATAACTTATCAAGTCAATCTTTAAATGATACATTTGATAATATTTATTTAAAAGAATTGAATTTTGAAAATATAGCACTGAAAGAAAGAATAAAAAACTTTCCTGATGATGCTAAAATGCTTAACTCCAGAATTGCTCAGGAACTTAGAGATAAAGATTACACTTCTGCGTTGCAGCTAACAATCACTTTGGATAGTATTCTTCCAAATAATGCAGATGTTAAAAATTTTAAAGGGAAGATGTATTATAAACTAAATAATATAGATTCAGCACTAACATCTTTTGATGAAGCAATACAATTAGATGGAACAAATAAGTGGTTTTATTTAAATAAAGCAGGTTTGTTATCTGATACAAATATGTATTATAAAGCATTGCAAACTATTGAAGATTTATTAAAAATTGCTCCAAACTGGGGCATTGCATATAATTCAAAGGCTATTTTGTTGTTGTCTTTTAACCAAGATGAAGAAGCAATGTTAAATTATAATATTGCTTTAGAGAAAGAGCCTAAAAGCGCTCAAATTTTAACAAATAGAGGTGATTTATTTCTTAAAATGAGAAATAAAAAACAAGCAATTTTAGATTATAAAAAGGCATTAGAAGTTCAACCAGATTATATACATGCAAAAGAACAGTTAGAGTTACTTTCAAAATAG
- a CDS encoding type VI secretion system Vgr family protein yields the protein MAISTRIVIQIGGETLTRFSKLVIHQKVHTHHTFSLLQPLPKEFVSQAIDKSQSYIGQSIKIEIQPTSLKTTSPLVFHGIITESQMIRTSGASGGIIINGYSPTIVMEGTPKTQSFSDESLSDIIKKITSSYSQKELQPTVDVKNDASMPYTVQYRESDFGFACRLAQKRGQWFYYNGEELLFGSPKSKNFTLEYGRSLHSFNIEMRAKPLGLEYLGYDPSNAETQKANTTEVNYQPEGYSKVMYESSKKLFPESATMLYTHSIEEGSARTHLVDRVTTQLQSRAADLVTAKGDSDETGLRIGDVISIQEPSFSMTGNLIDGLQEQNFGSYIITDITHVCEESGTYHNSFQAVPDSVLSPPYGNVHHHPTADTQPAVVTDNNDPLGLGRIQVSFAWQKEQGTTTPWVRMINPHAGGGKGMYFIPEIGEEVLVGFEAGNAEKPFILGAMYNGNESSSYATSGNDQKVIQTRSGTKIIMNDAEGSVFVEDPSGNTWMMDGKGNISVNAPNEITLNAGTNINMTAGQNIVSSAGVNMIETVGVDKSSTIGMMNNTFVGGSSMLNVVGDLMEFITGNLQSSTEKDRVVSSKQGITQSTEGEVAKHSQKEVKLNSTKKSKLY from the coding sequence ATGGCAATAAGTACACGAATAGTCATCCAAATAGGAGGAGAAACCCTTACGCGATTTTCAAAATTAGTTATTCATCAAAAAGTACATACGCATCATACTTTTTCTTTGTTGCAACCTTTACCCAAAGAGTTTGTAAGTCAGGCAATAGATAAATCACAGAGTTATATAGGTCAATCTATTAAGATAGAGATTCAGCCTACGAGTTTAAAAACGACTTCACCTTTAGTTTTTCATGGTATTATTACAGAATCTCAAATGATTCGTACCTCAGGAGCTTCTGGAGGTATTATAATAAATGGATATAGTCCTACCATTGTTATGGAAGGTACACCAAAAACACAATCTTTTTCAGATGAATCTTTATCAGATATCATCAAAAAAATAACGAGTAGTTATAGTCAAAAAGAACTCCAACCTACAGTTGACGTTAAGAATGATGCTTCGATGCCTTATACAGTTCAATATAGAGAGAGCGATTTTGGATTTGCCTGTAGATTAGCCCAAAAGAGAGGACAATGGTTCTATTATAATGGAGAAGAATTACTATTTGGTTCTCCAAAATCTAAGAATTTCACTTTAGAATATGGAAGATCATTGCATAGTTTTAATATAGAGATGCGTGCAAAGCCATTAGGATTAGAGTATTTAGGATACGATCCAAGTAATGCAGAAACCCAAAAAGCCAATACAACGGAAGTCAATTATCAACCTGAAGGCTATTCAAAAGTAATGTATGAGAGTTCAAAGAAATTGTTTCCAGAGAGTGCAACGATGCTTTATACTCATTCAATAGAAGAAGGAAGTGCTAGAACTCATTTGGTTGATCGAGTAACTACACAGTTACAATCTAGAGCTGCTGATTTAGTAACCGCAAAAGGCGATAGTGATGAAACAGGTTTACGAATAGGAGATGTTATTTCTATCCAAGAGCCTTCATTTTCTATGACTGGTAATTTAATAGATGGATTACAAGAGCAAAATTTCGGAAGTTATATTATAACAGATATTACCCATGTTTGTGAAGAATCAGGTACTTATCACAATAGTTTTCAAGCGGTTCCAGACAGCGTTTTGTCACCACCATATGGTAATGTTCACCATCATCCAACAGCCGATACACAACCCGCAGTAGTAACAGACAACAATGATCCATTAGGGTTAGGTCGTATTCAAGTTAGCTTTGCATGGCAAAAGGAACAAGGGACAACTACACCATGGGTTCGAATGATAAACCCACATGCAGGAGGCGGAAAAGGGATGTATTTCATACCGGAAATAGGAGAAGAGGTTTTAGTAGGATTTGAAGCAGGAAATGCAGAGAAGCCTTTTATACTAGGTGCGATGTATAATGGAAATGAATCGAGTAGTTATGCCACATCAGGGAATGATCAGAAAGTTATTCAAACACGAAGTGGGACTAAGATTATCATGAATGATGCAGAAGGAAGTGTTTTTGTAGAAGACCCAAGTGGTAATACATGGATGATGGATGGTAAAGGTAATATCAGTGTTAATGCTCCTAATGAAATAACATTAAATGCAGGAACAAATATAAATATGACTGCTGGTCAAAATATAGTTTCTTCAGCAGGTGTTAATATGATTGAAACAGTTGGTGTAGATAAATCTTCAACTATAGGAATGATGAACAATACTTTTGTTGGAGGAAGCAGCATGTTAAATGTAGTAGGTGATTTAATGGAATTCATAACAGGTAATTTACAATCAAGCACAGAAAAAGATAGAGTTGTCAGTAGTAAACAAGGTATAACTCAATCGACCGAAGGAGAAGTTGCAAAACATTCTCAAAAAGAGGTGAAGTTAAATAGTACAAAGAAATCGAAATTATACTAA
- a CDS encoding zinc metalloprotease, producing the protein MTRTRLVKGKITERTGGNEIYYAEGDIVINAGEMISITSAKGVIFDNPEKAPNNEQTEVSLKIIKDTFLPLGLKNFKGETENDKIKFEILSRKGTAKGLTFLIKHNGNTLVTKNIDAIAVGEKALIEWNGFSDAKIYDSTVFNEGELIVEVTGADNEVKETINAKYKKVKWVDIKIDDNSKNIDVTLRVNLKDGGVIGDGVPKYTFSDLESMALEGLKTYWSRNRTRTSLIPPTDFVTINNEEYLVTVNALNSQENAMDDINLTYNSETKRIRSSNPGSVTGVLSFFANIFVPERVVFNSQSFSEERDFKLTAAHEIGHELIKTFGGEGYSYAHEGSSTLLTQQQKNNPLPLTGENNLMEYYSDSYYDFDRTLAAEKDVLGLLWCSIIKIK; encoded by the coding sequence ATGACACGCACAAGATTAGTAAAAGGGAAAATAACAGAAAGAACAGGTGGTAATGAAATTTACTATGCTGAAGGCGATATTGTTATCAATGCAGGTGAAATGATTAGTATAACTTCTGCTAAAGGAGTGATTTTTGATAATCCAGAGAAAGCACCTAATAATGAACAAACCGAAGTAAGTTTGAAAATTATAAAAGATACTTTTCTCCCACTAGGACTTAAAAATTTTAAAGGAGAAACAGAGAATGATAAAATTAAATTTGAAATTCTGTCAAGAAAAGGAACAGCAAAAGGATTAACTTTCCTTATTAAGCATAATGGAAATACTTTGGTTACAAAAAATATAGATGCGATTGCAGTAGGAGAAAAAGCATTAATTGAGTGGAATGGTTTTTCAGATGCCAAAATATATGATAGTACAGTTTTCAATGAAGGAGAGTTAATAGTTGAGGTAACTGGTGCAGATAATGAAGTAAAAGAAACTATAAACGCGAAGTATAAAAAAGTAAAATGGGTTGATATAAAAATTGATGATAACTCAAAAAATATTGACGTTACATTGAGAGTGAATCTTAAAGATGGTGGAGTTATTGGTGATGGTGTTCCAAAATATACTTTTTCAGACTTAGAGTCAATGGCTCTAGAAGGATTGAAAACATATTGGAGTAGAAATAGAACTAGAACAAGTTTAATTCCTCCAACAGATTTTGTAACAATTAATAATGAAGAATACTTGGTTACAGTAAATGCTCTAAATTCTCAAGAAAATGCAATGGATGATATTAACCTAACATACAATAGTGAAACTAAAAGGATAAGATCAAGCAACCCAGGAAGCGTAACAGGCGTGTTGTCGTTTTTTGCAAATATTTTTGTACCAGAAAGAGTTGTTTTTAATTCCCAGTCTTTTAGTGAAGAACGAGATTTTAAGCTTACAGCAGCTCATGAAATAGGACATGAATTAATAAAAACATTTGGAGGAGAAGGTTATTCTTATGCTCATGAAGGAAGTTCAACGTTATTAACACAACAACAAAAAAATAACCCTCTACCACTTACAGGAGAAAATAATTTAATGGAATATTATAGTGATAGTTACTATGATTTTGATAGAACATTAGCTGCAGAAAAAGATGTGTTAGGACTATTGTGGTGTTCAATTATTAAAATAAAATAG